One region of Paraburkholderia phymatum STM815 genomic DNA includes:
- a CDS encoding GMC family oxidoreductase: MERFDYVIVGGGSAGCVLAHRLSAVPSLRVALIEAGRDTPPGSVPGEILDSYPMPVFCGDTYIWPELKAQATRGAAMRVYEQGKVMGGGSSINVQSANRGLPRDYDEWAANGATGWGWNDVLPYFCKLERDVNFPEDELHGRDGPVPIRRIMPEDWPPFCRAFEKGLRAQGLVMLRDQNAEFDDGFFPGAFSNIDDRRVSTAVAYLDEATRKRGNLHIFPELRVEQVVMDGTAARGIVAIASHGERVQFDANEVILCAGALQSPAMLLRAGIGPRDELGALGIECRVDLPGVGRNLQDHPSLTFCHFLAPRFRMPLSRRRASMMAARMSSGVNGSEASDLYLSSATRAAWHALGNRLGLFFLWCNRPYSRGRVQLVSSDAFTAPRVELNLLDDQRDLERLAVGVRMLAQVVKASGLSRNDRDFFPAAFSPRVKALSRVGTGNAWLTSILGMLLDVPAPARRALIERFFTRGQRMAALLADRQALDDFIRANVFGVWHASGTCRMGDARLPDSVTDTQGRVHRTRGLRVVDASLMPRLPSANTNIPTIMIAEKIADAMVMQRSKASATQTAPVVSMP, translated from the coding sequence ATGGAACGCTTCGATTACGTTATCGTCGGCGGAGGATCGGCAGGGTGCGTGCTGGCGCACCGGCTGTCGGCCGTACCGTCGCTGCGCGTCGCGCTGATCGAAGCGGGCAGGGATACGCCGCCGGGTTCAGTGCCTGGCGAGATTCTCGACAGCTACCCGATGCCCGTCTTCTGCGGCGACACCTACATCTGGCCCGAACTGAAGGCGCAAGCGACGCGCGGTGCGGCGATGCGCGTGTATGAGCAGGGCAAGGTGATGGGCGGCGGGTCGAGCATCAACGTGCAATCCGCCAATCGCGGTCTGCCGCGCGATTACGACGAGTGGGCGGCGAATGGCGCGACGGGTTGGGGCTGGAACGACGTGTTGCCGTACTTTTGCAAGCTCGAACGCGATGTGAATTTTCCGGAAGACGAATTGCACGGCCGCGACGGACCCGTGCCGATTCGCCGCATCATGCCCGAAGACTGGCCGCCGTTCTGTCGCGCCTTCGAAAAAGGGCTGCGCGCGCAAGGCCTCGTGATGCTGCGCGATCAGAATGCAGAGTTCGATGACGGCTTCTTTCCGGGCGCATTCTCGAATATCGACGACCGGCGCGTGTCGACGGCCGTCGCGTATCTGGATGAAGCGACGCGCAAACGCGGCAATCTGCACATCTTCCCGGAGCTGCGCGTCGAGCAGGTCGTGATGGACGGCACGGCGGCGCGCGGCATAGTCGCCATCGCGAGCCACGGCGAGCGCGTGCAATTCGACGCGAACGAAGTGATTCTGTGCGCGGGCGCGTTGCAGTCGCCTGCGATGTTGCTGCGTGCAGGCATCGGGCCGCGCGACGAACTGGGTGCGCTCGGCATCGAATGCCGTGTCGATCTGCCCGGCGTCGGGCGCAACTTGCAGGACCATCCGTCGCTGACGTTCTGCCATTTTCTCGCGCCGCGATTCCGCATGCCGTTATCGCGCCGGCGTGCGAGCATGATGGCTGCACGTATGAGTTCCGGTGTGAATGGCAGCGAAGCGTCCGATCTCTATCTGTCGAGCGCGACGCGTGCCGCGTGGCATGCGCTCGGCAACCGGCTCGGTTTGTTCTTTCTCTGGTGCAACCGGCCTTATTCGAGGGGCCGGGTGCAGCTGGTTTCTTCAGATGCGTTCACCGCACCTCGTGTCGAACTCAATCTGCTCGACGATCAGCGCGACCTCGAACGGCTTGCAGTGGGCGTGCGAATGCTCGCGCAAGTCGTCAAGGCTTCCGGACTAAGTCGCAACGACCGCGATTTTTTTCCCGCCGCGTTTTCGCCGCGCGTGAAAGCACTCAGCCGCGTGGGGACGGGCAATGCATGGCTGACTTCGATACTCGGCATGCTGCTCGACGTGCCTGCTCCTGCGAGGCGCGCATTGATCGAACGTTTCTTCACGCGCGGCCAGCGGATGGCCGCGCTGCTCGCGGACCGGCAGGCCCTCGACGACTTTATCCGCGCGAACGTATTCGGCGTGTGGCACGCAAGCGGCACATGCCGCATGGGCGACGCGCGCCTCCCGGACAGCGTCACCGATACGCAGGGCCGCGTGCATCGCACACGTGGCCTGCGTGTGGTCGATGCGTCGCTGATGCCGCGCCTGCCGTCGGCGAACACGAACATTCCCACCATCATGATCGCCGAGAAAATCGCCGACGCGATGGTGATGCAACGAAGCAAGGCAAGCGCGACGCAAACCGCGCCAGTTGTTTCAATGCCATAG
- a CDS encoding enoyl-CoA hydratase/isomerase family protein, translating to MTDLTHRGQTLLQELDGFSIEIDAQRERADIILDRPPFNVISMHARDQLRAAFEALDEDERVRVIVVRARGEHFSSGGDIKGFLEASPEHVSKLAWNIAAPARCSKPVIAANRGFCFGVGFELSLACDFRIATETTFYALPEQKLGQIPGSGGSARLQQMVGIGRTKDIVMRSRRIPGKQAYEWGIAVECVADSELEAATDALADELRAFSPLAQRTAKKLLNDTEDSPLSIAIELEGHCYSRLRASEDFREGVEAFHGKRKPVFRGK from the coding sequence ATGACTGACCTGACCCATCGCGGCCAGACGCTGCTTCAGGAACTCGACGGCTTTTCGATCGAGATCGACGCACAGCGCGAGCGCGCCGACATCATTCTGGACCGTCCGCCGTTCAACGTGATCTCGATGCATGCGCGCGACCAGTTGCGGGCCGCGTTCGAAGCGCTAGACGAGGACGAGCGCGTCCGCGTGATCGTGGTTCGCGCGAGGGGCGAGCACTTTTCGAGCGGCGGCGATATCAAGGGTTTCCTGGAAGCATCGCCGGAACACGTGTCGAAGCTTGCATGGAATATTGCGGCACCCGCGCGCTGCTCCAAGCCGGTGATCGCGGCGAACCGCGGCTTCTGCTTCGGCGTGGGCTTCGAACTGTCGCTCGCGTGCGATTTCCGCATCGCCACGGAGACTACCTTTTACGCGCTGCCCGAACAGAAGCTCGGCCAGATTCCGGGCTCAGGCGGTTCCGCTCGCCTGCAGCAGATGGTCGGCATCGGTCGCACGAAAGACATCGTGATGCGCTCACGCCGCATTCCCGGCAAGCAGGCGTACGAATGGGGCATCGCCGTCGAGTGCGTCGCGGACAGCGAACTCGAAGCCGCCACCGATGCGCTCGCCGATGAACTGCGCGCGTTCTCGCCGCTCGCACAGCGCACCGCAAAGAAACTGCTCAACGATACGGAAGACTCGCCGTTGTCGATCGCGATCGAACTCGAGGGACACTGCTATAGCCGCCTGCGCGCGTCGGAGGACTTCCGGGAAGGTGTCGAAGCCTTCCACGGAAAGCGCAAGCCCGTGTTCCGCGGCAAGTAA
- a CDS encoding AMP-binding protein — protein sequence MLDLGRTFLQSVERSPNALALVDGEFHVTYADWHRIILDAANGLHALGLRHGDRLLAVLQNRWEMATLHWACQFAGVVMVPLNWRAKPEELDYCVTNAGVKAIVYEPVSADAVMQSPAAQNVPRVGLDDAPGRTGTFDALLALAPNAAAMTRANAEDCSLILYTSGTTGKAKGVPRRHRHERAAALAHVAQNLYRHGERTLGVMPLYHTMGVRSLLSMALVDGLFVCVRRWNARLALDSIARYKLTCLYLVPTLYHDLLADQAFGHTDTSTVTKLGFAGAPMSDGLLKRLSAAFEPELFVNHYGSSEVYTFSIDQHATIKPGSAGRAGINTRLRIVKLDARSPEDVAAVHEEGQIVADLLGDEAFEGYWNRPDANEKSLRDGWYFTGDTGYFDADGDLYVTGRVDDMIISGGENISPVDIESVLSLHPCVDEVAVAGVSDERWGQRVVAFVKRSDYVDCETLDAWCRASDLVNFKRPREYVFVDDIPKSPVGKILRRKLQAGEYQRDERGAILGTEASIQHHQHIEITKE from the coding sequence ATGCTTGATCTCGGCCGAACATTCCTGCAAAGCGTGGAGCGCAGTCCGAATGCGCTCGCGCTCGTCGACGGCGAGTTCCACGTTACCTACGCGGATTGGCACCGCATCATTCTCGATGCGGCTAACGGCTTGCACGCACTCGGTCTCCGGCACGGCGACCGCCTGCTTGCGGTGCTGCAGAACCGCTGGGAAATGGCCACATTGCATTGGGCCTGTCAGTTTGCGGGTGTCGTGATGGTGCCGCTCAACTGGCGCGCGAAACCCGAGGAACTCGATTACTGCGTGACGAATGCTGGCGTAAAGGCAATCGTCTATGAGCCTGTCAGCGCAGATGCGGTGATGCAAAGCCCTGCCGCGCAGAATGTGCCGCGCGTTGGTCTCGACGATGCGCCCGGACGCACGGGGACATTCGATGCGCTGTTGGCTCTCGCACCCAATGCGGCCGCCATGACGCGAGCCAATGCCGAAGATTGCTCGCTGATCCTGTACACATCCGGCACGACGGGCAAGGCGAAGGGCGTGCCGCGACGTCATCGGCACGAACGCGCCGCGGCGCTGGCGCATGTCGCGCAGAACCTCTATCGGCACGGCGAGCGCACGCTTGGCGTGATGCCGCTCTATCACACGATGGGCGTGCGCTCGCTGCTGTCGATGGCGCTCGTCGATGGCCTCTTTGTCTGCGTGCGGCGCTGGAATGCGCGGCTCGCGCTCGATTCGATAGCGCGGTACAAGCTGACGTGCCTCTATCTGGTGCCGACGCTTTATCACGATCTGCTCGCGGACCAGGCGTTCGGTCACACGGACACATCGACGGTCACGAAGCTCGGATTCGCGGGCGCGCCGATGAGCGACGGGCTGCTCAAGCGGCTTTCCGCGGCGTTCGAACCCGAGTTGTTCGTCAACCACTACGGCTCATCCGAGGTCTACACCTTCAGCATCGATCAGCACGCGACGATCAAGCCGGGCAGTGCGGGGCGCGCGGGTATCAACACGCGTCTGCGGATCGTGAAGCTGGATGCGCGCTCGCCGGAGGACGTCGCCGCCGTGCATGAAGAAGGCCAGATTGTCGCGGATCTGCTCGGCGACGAAGCATTCGAAGGCTACTGGAACCGGCCCGACGCGAACGAAAAATCGCTGCGCGACGGCTGGTACTTCACGGGGGACACCGGCTATTTCGACGCGGATGGCGATCTCTACGTCACAGGTCGCGTTGACGACATGATCATCAGCGGCGGCGAAAACATTTCGCCCGTCGATATCGAATCGGTGCTGTCCCTGCATCCGTGCGTCGATGAGGTGGCGGTGGCGGGCGTGAGTGACGAGCGTTGGGGACAACGCGTAGTCGCGTTCGTGAAGCGCAGCGATTACGTCGATTGCGAAACGCTCGATGCGTGGTGCCGCGCATCCGATCTCGTCAACTTCAAGCGTCCGCGCGAGTACGTGTTCGTCGATGACATTCCGAAATCGCCCGTCGGCAAGATCTTGCGCCGCAAGCTCCAGGCGGGTGAGTACCAGCGCGACGAGCGCGGCGCGATCCTCGGCACCGAGGCCTCGATCCAACACCATCAACACATCGAAATCACGAAGGAGTAA
- a CDS encoding (2Fe-2S)-binding protein, translating to MSKTPPYVMRHGEQCAVTLTLNGRERSGYCETRELLSDFLRHELGATGTHVGCEHGVCGACTVHLDGVAVRSCLTLAVQAEGRRIDTVEGLAPAQTLGDLQQAFSRHHALQCGFCTAGILMSCADFLQRVPDPTQEQVRDMLSGHICRCTGYTPIVAAVLDCAARRKQQCESAEAAHA from the coding sequence GTGAGCAAGACCCCACCCTACGTGATGCGGCACGGCGAGCAGTGCGCCGTCACGCTGACGCTCAATGGCCGCGAACGCAGCGGCTATTGCGAAACCCGCGAACTGCTGTCGGATTTCCTGCGCCATGAACTCGGCGCAACGGGCACGCACGTCGGCTGCGAGCACGGTGTGTGCGGCGCGTGCACCGTTCATCTCGACGGCGTCGCAGTGCGTTCTTGCCTGACGCTTGCGGTGCAGGCGGAGGGCCGCCGCATCGATACCGTCGAAGGTTTGGCGCCCGCGCAGACGCTCGGCGACCTGCAGCAGGCATTCTCCCGTCATCATGCGTTGCAATGCGGTTTCTGCACGGCGGGCATCCTGATGTCGTGCGCGGATTTCCTGCAACGCGTGCCGGACCCGACGCAAGAGCAGGTGCGCGACATGCTGTCGGGGCACATTTGCCGCTGTACGGGCTATACGCCAATCGTGGCCGCCGTGCTCGATTGCGCGGCGAGGCGCAAGCAGCAGTGCGAAAGCGCGGAGGCCGCACATGCTTGA
- a CDS encoding FAD binding domain-containing protein gives MKPASFDYIRAMTTQDALDTLAQTGEDARVLAGGQSLMAVLNMRLAQPRVLVDISRTDELNAVHADTQTQRLVVSAAATQGSVEWRPTLRDEVPLLAMAFPHISHFQIRNRGTVCGSIAHADPSAELPLVLTALGGDIVLRSKKKRRSLPADDFFQGMLLTAREPDEIVEAVRFPLKQRGERFGFTECSARHGDFAMVACAAVVTDDAIRIAVGGVADRPKVETWPRLRGDDLRGALNDLSWKLGAQDDAYISAKYRRHLVRELGWRVIEEAK, from the coding sequence ATGAAGCCAGCATCGTTCGATTACATCCGCGCGATGACGACGCAGGACGCGCTCGACACGCTCGCGCAAACGGGCGAAGACGCACGCGTGCTGGCAGGCGGGCAATCGCTGATGGCCGTGCTGAACATGCGCCTTGCCCAGCCGCGCGTGCTGGTCGATATTTCGCGCACCGACGAGCTGAACGCGGTCCATGCCGATACGCAAACGCAACGTCTGGTCGTGAGCGCGGCGGCTACGCAAGGCAGCGTCGAATGGCGGCCCACGCTGCGCGACGAAGTGCCCTTGCTCGCGATGGCGTTTCCGCATATCTCGCACTTCCAGATCCGCAATCGCGGCACCGTATGCGGCTCCATCGCGCATGCCGACCCGAGCGCGGAACTGCCGCTCGTCCTCACGGCGCTCGGCGGCGACATCGTGCTGCGTTCGAAGAAGAAGCGGCGCAGCTTGCCTGCCGACGACTTCTTTCAGGGCATGTTGCTGACCGCGCGGGAGCCCGATGAGATCGTCGAAGCCGTGCGCTTTCCGCTGAAACAGCGAGGCGAGCGCTTCGGCTTCACGGAATGCTCGGCGCGTCATGGCGATTTCGCGATGGTCGCCTGCGCAGCCGTCGTGACGGACGACGCGATCCGGATCGCAGTCGGCGGCGTCGCCGACCGGCCGAAGGTGGAGACATGGCCGCGTCTGCGGGGCGACGACCTGCGCGGCGCATTGAACGATTTGAGCTGGAAACTGGGCGCGCAGGATGATGCGTATATCAGCGCGAAGTACCGTCGTCATCTGGTCCGAGAACTCGGATGGCGCGTGATCGAGGAGGCGAAGTGA
- a CDS encoding xanthine dehydrogenase family protein molybdopterin-binding subunit, whose protein sequence is MNQRETNLAEADAPRAAELATRANEASAKHVGRPMQRLEDPAILTGRGRYGDDIGVKPGTLHAAVLRSPHAHAELVSIDVSRALNLRGVRAVLTRDDLRPWSRPFVVGVKSPMEQWALAMDRVRYVGEPVAVVMAESRALAEDALDLIKVDYTILDPVTTIEQSMQDDAPVLHERVGTNVISDRHFRYGEPEAAFERAAHRVKIVTHYPRNTCSPIECGVVIAEYLSGDEGYDVTSNFMGPFSLHAVMAMALNVPANRLRHKAPRDSGGSFGVKQAVFPYVVMMCLASRKAGAPVKWVEDRLEHLSAATSATARLSTVEAAVERDGRITALAYDQLEDCGGYVRAPEPATFYRMHGCLTGAYAIANLVVRNRVVLTNKTPTGLVRGFGGPQVYFALERLIQRIAIELKLDVLDVYRRNFVRADAFPYRAAAGALLDSGNYQEALRRGLVQGGYDELVKRRDAARNAGRIYGIGFAAIVEPSVSNMGYITTVMPAEARKKAGPKNGAIASATVSVDLLGGVVVTVASTPAGQGHMTVCAQVVADVLGLDPEDVVVNVEFDTHKDAWSVASGNYSSRFAGAVAGTVHLAATRVRDKLARIVAKQFGCAPEDVCFQGGRVYPKAAQDRALPFSRAASNAPHWAPALLPEGEEPGLRETVFWSPPHMDAPDENDRINTSAAYGFAFDMCAVEIDRATGHVRIDRYVTTHDAGTLLNPALADGQIRGAFAQGLGAALLEEFRYGADGSFQSGTLADYLMPTTCEVPDPLIVHLETPSPFTPLGAKGLGEGNNMSTPVCVANAVADALGIVDIRLPLTPSKVMALIGIDDPEPSRPEYREAATEKKAAPGGGRALTAQGIVDLPATPEAVFAVLLDPSALAKVIPGCHELQATGQNRYRADVTVGVGMIKARFEARIALSEIDAPRRLRLEGAGTSPLGSARGNGLVELVPTETGARLSYDYEAQVSGKVAAVGGRMLEGAAKVVLRQLFESLGYVAAGGGSAATGACAPPGFVRRLFARFRRQA, encoded by the coding sequence ATGAACCAGCGCGAAACGAATCTGGCTGAAGCCGACGCGCCGCGCGCCGCCGAACTGGCCACGCGGGCGAACGAAGCGTCCGCGAAGCACGTCGGACGCCCCATGCAACGTCTCGAAGACCCGGCGATCCTGACGGGGCGCGGCCGCTACGGCGACGACATCGGCGTCAAGCCCGGCACGCTGCACGCGGCCGTGCTGCGCTCGCCGCATGCGCATGCCGAACTTGTTTCGATCGATGTGAGCCGTGCATTGAACCTGCGAGGCGTGCGCGCGGTGTTGACGCGCGACGACTTGCGTCCGTGGTCGCGGCCTTTCGTCGTCGGCGTGAAGTCACCGATGGAGCAGTGGGCGTTGGCGATGGACCGCGTGCGCTATGTCGGCGAGCCGGTCGCCGTGGTGATGGCGGAATCGCGCGCGCTCGCCGAAGACGCCCTCGATCTCATCAAGGTCGATTACACGATTCTCGATCCCGTCACGACGATCGAACAGTCGATGCAAGACGATGCGCCCGTTCTGCACGAACGCGTCGGCACGAATGTGATCAGCGACCGGCATTTCCGTTATGGCGAGCCGGAAGCCGCGTTCGAGCGTGCGGCGCATCGGGTAAAGATCGTCACGCACTATCCGCGCAACACGTGCTCGCCGATCGAGTGTGGCGTGGTGATCGCGGAATATCTGTCGGGCGATGAAGGCTACGATGTCACGTCGAACTTCATGGGCCCGTTTTCGCTGCACGCGGTGATGGCGATGGCGTTGAACGTGCCCGCCAACCGGCTGCGTCACAAGGCGCCGCGCGACTCCGGCGGCAGCTTCGGCGTGAAGCAGGCGGTGTTTCCGTATGTCGTGATGATGTGCCTCGCCTCGCGCAAGGCGGGTGCGCCCGTGAAGTGGGTGGAAGACCGGCTCGAGCATCTGAGTGCGGCGACATCGGCAACGGCGCGCCTGTCGACGGTTGAAGCGGCCGTCGAACGTGACGGACGCATCACGGCGCTCGCCTACGATCAGCTCGAAGATTGCGGCGGCTACGTTCGAGCGCCGGAGCCCGCGACGTTCTATCGCATGCATGGCTGTCTGACGGGCGCGTATGCGATTGCGAATCTCGTCGTGCGCAATCGCGTGGTGCTGACGAACAAGACGCCGACGGGCCTCGTGCGAGGCTTTGGCGGACCGCAGGTGTACTTCGCGCTCGAACGTCTGATTCAGCGCATCGCAATCGAACTGAAGCTCGATGTGCTCGATGTCTATCGTCGCAACTTCGTGCGTGCCGATGCGTTTCCGTATCGCGCGGCGGCTGGGGCGCTGCTCGATTCGGGCAACTATCAGGAAGCGCTGCGGCGCGGACTCGTGCAAGGCGGTTACGACGAGCTGGTGAAGCGGCGCGACGCGGCACGCAACGCAGGGCGCATCTACGGCATCGGCTTTGCGGCCATCGTCGAGCCGTCCGTGTCGAACATGGGCTATATCACCACCGTGATGCCAGCCGAAGCGCGCAAGAAGGCTGGTCCGAAGAACGGCGCCATTGCCAGTGCGACCGTGAGCGTCGATCTGCTCGGCGGCGTGGTCGTGACGGTCGCATCGACGCCTGCGGGGCAAGGGCATATGACGGTCTGCGCACAGGTCGTCGCGGATGTGCTCGGGCTGGACCCGGAAGATGTCGTCGTGAACGTCGAATTCGATACGCACAAGGATGCATGGTCGGTCGCGTCGGGCAACTATTCGAGCCGCTTCGCGGGCGCTGTCGCCGGCACGGTTCATCTCGCCGCGACTCGCGTGCGCGACAAGCTCGCGCGCATCGTCGCGAAGCAGTTCGGCTGTGCACCGGAAGACGTCTGCTTCCAGGGCGGGCGCGTCTATCCGAAGGCTGCCCAGGATCGCGCGCTGCCGTTCAGCCGTGCTGCCAGCAATGCACCGCATTGGGCGCCCGCGCTGTTACCCGAAGGCGAAGAACCGGGTTTGCGCGAAACGGTTTTCTGGTCGCCGCCTCATATGGATGCACCGGACGAGAACGATCGCATCAATACATCGGCAGCTTATGGTTTTGCGTTCGACATGTGCGCGGTGGAAATCGATCGTGCGACGGGCCATGTGCGCATCGACCGCTACGTGACCACGCACGACGCCGGCACGCTGCTCAACCCCGCGCTCGCCGATGGTCAGATTCGCGGCGCGTTCGCGCAAGGTCTCGGCGCGGCGCTGCTCGAAGAATTCCGCTACGGCGCCGACGGCAGCTTCCAGTCCGGGACGCTTGCCGACTATCTGATGCCGACCACGTGCGAAGTGCCGGATCCGCTGATCGTGCATCTGGAAACGCCGTCTCCGTTCACGCCGCTCGGCGCAAAGGGCCTCGGCGAAGGCAACAACATGAGCACGCCCGTGTGCGTCGCGAATGCAGTTGCCGACGCATTGGGCATCGTCGATATCCGCTTGCCGCTTACGCCTTCGAAGGTCATGGCGCTGATCGGCATCGACGATCCGGAACCGTCGCGGCCCGAGTATCGCGAAGCGGCGACGGAGAAAAAAGCGGCGCCGGGCGGCGGCCGCGCGCTCACCGCGCAAGGCATCGTCGATTTGCCCGCGACACCGGAAGCCGTGTTCGCCGTGCTGCTCGATCCATCTGCGCTCGCGAAAGTCATCCCCGGCTGTCACGAGCTTCAGGCGACTGGGCAGAACCGCTATCGCGCCGACGTGACGGTCGGGGTCGGGATGATCAAGGCCCGTTTCGAAGCGCGCATCGCGCTGTCGGAGATCGACGCGCCGCGTCGTCTGCGGCTCGAAGGCGCGGGCACGTCGCCGCTCGGCAGCGCGCGCGGCAACGGTCTCGTCGAACTCGTGCCGACGGAAACAGGCGCGCGCCTCAGCTACGACTATGAAGCGCAGGTGTCGGGCAAGGTGGCGGCCGTCGGCGGGCGCATGCTCGAAGGTGCAGCGAAGGTCGTGTTGCGGCAACTGTTTGAATCACTCGGGTACGTCGCAGCGGGCGGCGGGTCTGCCGCGACAGGCGCCTGCGCACCGCCGGGCTTTGTGCGGCGGCTCTTTGCGCGTTTCAGGAGGCAGGCATGA
- a CDS encoding UbiX family flavin prenyltransferase — protein MAEYAARKPRIVVGISGASGAMIGVRLLAALRRLGTHETHMIVSQSGALTAAQELALTRSDLDGMADVVHNVRDIGAAVASGSFLTEGMVIAPCSMKTLAGIANGFADNLLTRAADVMLKERRRLVLVARETPLNLAHLRNMTLATEMGAIVMPPVPAFYARPKTIEDVVDHTVGRILDLFAIEHREIAKRWSGLGDAMATRRDDEGAQQ, from the coding sequence ATGGCTGAGTACGCCGCGCGCAAGCCGCGCATCGTTGTCGGCATCTCCGGCGCAAGCGGCGCGATGATCGGGGTGCGCTTGCTTGCTGCTCTGCGCCGCCTCGGTACGCACGAGACGCACATGATCGTGTCGCAGTCGGGCGCATTGACGGCGGCGCAGGAGCTGGCGCTGACACGCAGCGATCTCGATGGCATGGCCGACGTCGTGCACAACGTGCGCGATATCGGCGCGGCTGTGGCGAGCGGCTCGTTTCTCACGGAGGGCATGGTGATCGCCCCGTGTTCGATGAAAACGCTGGCCGGCATCGCCAACGGCTTCGCGGACAACCTGCTGACGCGCGCAGCCGATGTGATGTTGAAGGAGCGCCGCCGCCTCGTGCTCGTCGCACGCGAGACGCCGCTCAACCTTGCACATTTGCGCAACATGACACTGGCAACCGAAATGGGCGCAATCGTGATGCCGCCCGTGCCGGCGTTCTACGCTCGCCCGAAGACGATTGAAGACGTGGTCGATCACACGGTCGGACGCATTCTGGACCTGTTCGCCATCGAGCATCGCGAGATCGCGAAGCGTTGGAGCGGTCTCGGCGATGCAATGGCGACACGTCGCGACGATGAAGGAGCGCAGCAATGA
- a CDS encoding UbiD family decarboxylase produces MNTRDAATRSAFSNSVTDPVFESARAWAEPSGVLTLRGWLAHLARTGRLATIDRPVSLEHELAAVAKRLDGEQAAFFTRPGPHAMPVVSGFMSKRAWIAEAMGVEESGLLARFRDAAAAPVASQLVASGAAVCQQIVHTEGIDLHALLPVPTHSEHDSGPYITAGLVIARNPRTGVQNVSINRIQVHGRDRMAILLLPRHLHAFQKAAEAAGDALDIAIAIGVDPLTMLASQAITPIDNDELEIAGALQGAPLPVAQCVTNGVRVPAFAEIVIEGRILPNVREPEGPFGEFPKYYSAREAREVIEVTAVTHRRDPVFHTIVPAEMEHLLLGAIPREATLLAHLQRSHPGVKDVHLSVGGVCRYHLWIQFDKKREGEAKNVILCAFGAHYDIKQVVVVDTDVDVHDPAEIEWAIATRFQADRDLVVIEGAQGSPLDPSTTVGQPDDAPPHLQGISAKMGLDATRPVAYPAHVFTRVRIPGEDEVDLDALVATGNTAFDAWLGGARHG; encoded by the coding sequence ATGAACACTCGCGACGCCGCGACCCGCAGCGCCTTTTCGAATTCCGTTACCGATCCCGTTTTCGAGTCAGCCCGCGCATGGGCCGAGCCCTCGGGCGTGCTGACGCTGCGCGGCTGGCTCGCGCATCTTGCCCGCACGGGCCGTCTCGCGACGATCGACAGGCCCGTATCGCTCGAACATGAACTCGCCGCTGTCGCGAAGCGGCTCGATGGCGAGCAGGCCGCATTCTTCACACGACCCGGCCCTCACGCGATGCCTGTCGTGAGCGGCTTCATGTCGAAGCGCGCTTGGATTGCCGAGGCGATGGGCGTCGAGGAATCCGGCCTGCTCGCACGCTTTCGCGATGCCGCCGCTGCGCCCGTCGCGTCGCAGCTCGTCGCAAGCGGCGCGGCCGTCTGCCAGCAGATCGTGCATACGGAGGGCATCGACCTGCATGCGCTGCTGCCCGTTCCGACGCATAGCGAGCACGACAGCGGCCCCTACATCACGGCGGGTCTCGTGATCGCACGCAATCCGCGAACCGGCGTGCAGAACGTGTCGATCAACCGAATTCAGGTGCATGGCCGCGACCGCATGGCCATCCTGCTGCTGCCGCGCCATCTGCACGCGTTCCAGAAAGCCGCGGAAGCCGCGGGCGACGCGCTCGACATCGCGATTGCGATCGGCGTCGATCCGCTGACGATGCTCGCATCGCAAGCCATCACGCCGATCGACAACGACGAGCTCGAAATCGCGGGCGCATTGCAGGGCGCGCCGCTGCCCGTCGCGCAGTGCGTGACGAACGGCGTGCGTGTGCCCGCGTTCGCGGAGATCGTGATCGAAGGGCGCATTCTGCCGAACGTGCGTGAACCCGAAGGTCCGTTCGGCGAGTTCCCGAAGTACTACAGTGCCCGGGAAGCGCGCGAGGTGATCGAAGTCACGGCCGTCACGCATCGGCGCGATCCCGTCTTTCATACGATCGTGCCCGCCGAAATGGAGCACCTGCTGCTCGGCGCGATCCCGCGCGAAGCGACCTTGCTGGCGCATCTGCAACGCAGCCATCCCGGCGTGAAGGACGTCCATCTGTCTGTCGGCGGCGTGTGCCGCTATCACCTGTGGATCCAGTTCGACAAGAAGCGAGAAGGCGAAGCGAAGAATGTGATTCTCTGCGCGTTCGGCGCGCACTACGACATCAAGCAGGTGGTCGTCGTCGATACGGATGTGGACGTGCACGACCCCGCCGAAATCGAATGGGCGATTGCGACGCGCTTTCAGGCGGATCGCGATCTTGTCGTGATCGAGGGCGCGCAAGGCTCGCCGCTCGATCCGTCGACCACGGTGGGCCAGCCCGACGATGCGCCGCCACATCTGCAAGGCATCAGCGCGAAGATGGGTCTCGACGCGACGCGGCCTGTCGCTTATCCCGCGCATGTGTTCACGCGTGTGCGCATTCCGGGTGAAGATGAGGTCGATCTCGACGCGCTCGTCGCAACCGGCAACACGGCGTTCGACGCGTGGCTCGGCGGTGCGCGTCATGGCTGA